The DNA sequence GGCGGCCAAGCAGCGGTAAAAAAAGATGGCAAAAAGAAAAATCACCAAAGAAACGCCTAAAAACCCCAATTCTTCGGAAATAACCGCGAAAATAAAGTCATTTTGAGATTCGGGCAGAAATTTTAGCTGGGATTGCGAGCCAAAGCCAAGGCCTCGGCCAAACAGTCCTCCGGCGCCAACAGCGATTATGGCCTGGGCGACATTATACCCTTGTTTTAACGGTTCAAAGGATGGATTTAAGAAAGTAGCTACGCGCTCTTTTTGGTAATCTTTGAAGGAAAACGTCCAAAGCCCGGAAAAAACAACCAAAAGAATCAAAATCACGGCCATAAGATGCTTTTTGCTGAAACCGGCCATAATCACCATCACCAGCCAAATCAAGAGCAGGATTAGGGCTGAACCAAAGTCAGGCTGCAAAAGAATTAAGATTATAAAAAGCAATCCGCCCAAACCGGACAAAATCAAATGTTTCCATGGCCTTAGCTGGGTGGAGAGGATAGAGAAGAAACGGGCCAGAAATATTATTAAAATAATTTTTATGAATTCTACCGGCTGAAAACTCCAAGCGCCCAAAAAAAACCAGCCGCGCGTGCCCCTGACCGTTCTCCCGAAAATCAAAAGCGCAATCAAAGTGACAATTCCCAGAAGATAAAGGTAATTGCTTGAATTTCTCAAAAAGTGGTAATCCAAAAAAGAAAATAAGAACAAAAGAAAAATTCCGGCCCCGATAAAAAAAATTTGCTTTTTAAAATTAAGCAAACTGACTGTTTCCTGGCCCAAGGCGACACTGTAAATTTCCGCCAAGCCAAGGCAGGCAAGCAACAGAACAGACAGAAACAAAATCCAGTCAAAATTTTTTAAATATAATTGAATTTTATTAAGCATCAGCTAGCTATTTATTAGAATTATTAGGATCTTTGGTATTATTATAATTTTTGAGATTACTCTAAATATCCCAATAATCCCAAGAGTCCCCGGAATCTCAAAAATTCTATTTTACTTTTCTTCCCCTATTCCCCCTTCGTATTTAATATAGATATCGTCTTCGAAAATATTGATTTCCGGAATTGTTTTCACGTTGTCAGCGCCGCTTAAGCCGCCCAGCCAACTCATTTCCACTTTTCGCTTTTCTCCGGACATCAATTCCAAAACCGTATACCTGTTTACCCCGACAATTGAATTTCCCCGGTAAAGAAAAATATTCAAAGGGATTTCCCAGTAGTTAAAGGGAGTTTTGTTGGTAATGGAAAATTCCAGGCTGTTCAAATTTAATTTTTCCGACAGGCCGCTTGCTGAAGCCGGAGTGAATTTTACGCCCTCTATATTAAAATCAAAGTGTTCGTCGCGGAAGTTTTTCCAATCGGGAAATTGGCGCGGGTTAACTCTGGCCCAAGAAATTTCTTTTATAGCCAGTGCCAGTCCGGATGGCCTGGCTTTAAAAATTTTGGCTAAGGCCAAAATTGTTTTTGTCTCTTCCGGCAAAATAAAGCTTTGGCCGCAATCCGTTTCCTTATTGTCTGCGGAAAAGCAATAAATAAAATTCGCCCAATGCTTCGGATTCGGATTCCTTATTTCCGCCAAAAGATCATATTTATCTTCGGTAGCTTTCAGAATTTGCGGCGAGGAAAGGATAAGGTCTCGCGGCGCTAATTCCAAAATATAATCATGCCCGACCATCCGCTCCTCAACGATTTGCCTAACCAAAATTTCGTCCTCATTCATGCCTTTGCCAATGTAATAGGCAAACCCGTAAATAGTGTAAGACCAGGAAATTCCAGCTACTATTACCAAAAATATAATTAAAGCCATCCGCAACTTCCTTTTATTCTCAAGCAGCCATAGGCCTAGGGCCAGTTTTTTGTCCGAAGGGCCAAAACTAGACGGATATTGGTTCATATCCGCCCCTTTTTCTTGTTTTTCATTTTTTTCGTTTTCCAAGTTTTTTTCTTCCATATTCTATTCGCCTCGCTTCGCGAAGCTTGTATTTATAGCAATATTTTATCATATTTTCGGGTTGAGAACAAAATATTTTTTTAAACGGCGGTACAGCCAATAAAAAAGCGCGGCGCTTATTAAAATTCGGAAAATATGAAAATAAATTGCCTGTTCCCGGCCGAAGCCAACCGTCAGATTTAAAAAATCAAGGGTAAACCATCTTTCCAGGCTATCGCTTATAAATTTTCCGCGCGTCAATAAAGAATAAACCAAATCCCATAAAACACTGCCGGAAAAACCCGCGGATAAATACAGAATTAAGGTATTCAATCCTGGCTTTATAACCAATAAAACCAGCAACGGCAACAAAAATTGGTTTAGAACCAGCCAAAACAAATGTAAATTCTTGATAAGCCAATCCGGCGTCCGATAAGTCTCGTGTCCCCACAAAGCCGTGTCAACAACCGCTCCGCTCGCCCAAAAGAGAAGTAAAAGGCAAAAAATTAAAATTGACTGCCTGATTTCTTTGTCCATT is a window from the Patescibacteria group bacterium genome containing:
- the rodA gene encoding rod shape-determining protein RodA produces the protein MLNKIQLYLKNFDWILFLSVLLLACLGLAEIYSVALGQETVSLLNFKKQIFFIGAGIFLLFLFSFLDYHFLRNSSNYLYLLGIVTLIALLIFGRTVRGTRGWFFLGAWSFQPVEFIKIILIIFLARFFSILSTQLRPWKHLILSGLGGLLFIILILLQPDFGSALILLLIWLVMVIMAGFSKKHLMAVILILLVVFSGLWTFSFKDYQKERVATFLNPSFEPLKQGYNVAQAIIAVGAGGLFGRGLGFGSQSQLKFLPESQNDFIFAVISEELGFLGVSLVIFLFAIFFYRCLAALEKINNDFGIFFILGVVGLIFIEMFINIGMNIGILPVVGIPLPFVSYGGSAILSIFILVGIIESIIIRSKINY